The following are encoded together in the Arcobacter aquimarinus genome:
- a CDS encoding YbgC/FadM family acyl-CoA thioesterase, which produces MRTRVYYEDTDCGGVVYHSNYLNFCERARSELFFQKGLSPHNNDEFFVVRSANVDWIKSAIFGDVLEITTKLIEKKSASIIMYQEIKRDDEVLFKATFKLAFLKNFKPTKIPLEIFEILN; this is translated from the coding sequence ATGAGAACAAGAGTCTATTATGAAGATACAGATTGTGGTGGAGTGGTTTATCACTCAAATTATTTAAACTTTTGTGAGCGAGCAAGAAGTGAGTTATTTTTTCAAAAAGGTTTATCTCCACACAATAATGATGAATTTTTTGTAGTTAGAAGTGCAAACGTTGATTGGATAAAATCGGCTATTTTTGGAGATGTTTTAGAAATTACTACAAAACTTATAGAGAAAAAATCAGCTTCAATTATCATGTATCAAGAGATAAAAAGAGATGATGAAGTTCTATTTAAGGCTACTTTTAAACTGGCTTTTTTAAAAAACTTTAAACCTACAAAAATTCCTTTGGAAATTTTTGAAATATTAAACTAA
- a CDS encoding phospholipase D-like domain-containing protein, with protein MFKQLLISFLFVINLYSNDVFLLPNDSKEAQNKISSLILEAKSEIFIAMYNFSYNKFANDLIKASKNGVKITVLFDKEKTNKDDEILDLLKNSGIKTIVNKDKNKMHLKVALIDSKIAIVGSTNWTKKSFEENYDLILISEEKKLLEKLIAFKNGI; from the coding sequence GTGTTTAAACAATTACTTATCTCTTTTTTATTTGTTATAAATTTATATTCAAATGATGTTTTTTTACTGCCAAATGATTCAAAAGAGGCTCAAAACAAGATTAGTTCTTTGATTTTAGAAGCAAAATCAGAAATTTTTATAGCAATGTACAATTTTTCATATAATAAATTTGCAAATGATTTGATAAAAGCATCAAAAAATGGAGTGAAAATCACTGTTTTATTTGATAAAGAAAAAACAAATAAAGATGATGAAATTTTAGATTTATTAAAAAATAGTGGCATTAAAACTATTGTAAATAAAGATAAAAATAAAATGCATCTAAAAGTTGCTTTAATTGATTCCAAAATTGCAATTGTTGGAAGCACAAATTGGACAAAAAAATCTTTTGAAGAAAATTATGATTTGATTTTAATAAGTGAAGAGAAAAAACTTTTAGAGAAATTAATAGCCTTTAAAAATGGCATTTAA
- a CDS encoding M48 family metallopeptidase, with the protein MLEIFVIAFCLYFAFNIYTSFMQIGYVKEAKKLKAIILDSSKYEEAANYSIEKEKLAIVSSFYDFILFILWIGFGLSYLDSLIQIESFWLKAVIFVDLFIIINWILTLPFELYSTFKLNKKYGFSNMAPALFIKDTMKTGFLFLVFGSLVIAGISFIINSFSSWWIWGFAFIFAVIILINMLYPVIRDKMFDKFEKLKDKDLEVKIENLLNEVGFKSSGVFSVDASKRDNRLNAYFGGLGATKRVVLFDTLVEKLTHNELLAVLGHELGHFKNGDIVKNIGIMGVVMFVFFAIFGNLPDELFLGLSLNNEPYAIITVFMIFSPILSFFLMPLISMISRHNEYAADDFGSNLQSKEDLVSALLKLANENKSFPLSHPLYIFFYYSHPPLVERFKELGYDVKTMEFKEK; encoded by the coding sequence ATGCTAGAGATATTTGTTATAGCATTTTGCTTATATTTTGCATTCAATATTTATACTTCTTTTATGCAAATTGGATATGTTAAGGAAGCAAAAAAATTAAAAGCTATTATTTTAGATTCATCAAAATATGAAGAAGCAGCTAATTATTCTATAGAAAAAGAGAAATTAGCAATAGTTTCATCATTTTACGATTTTATTTTATTTATTTTATGGATAGGTTTTGGATTATCTTATTTGGATTCATTAATTCAAATAGAGTCATTTTGGTTAAAAGCTGTTATTTTTGTAGATTTATTCATTATTATAAATTGGATTTTAACTTTACCATTTGAGCTTTATTCAACTTTTAAATTAAATAAAAAATATGGTTTTTCAAATATGGCACCAGCACTTTTTATAAAAGATACTATGAAAACTGGATTTTTATTTTTAGTTTTTGGTTCACTTGTAATTGCTGGAATTTCATTTATCATAAATAGTTTTTCTTCTTGGTGGATTTGGGGATTTGCTTTTATTTTTGCTGTAATTATTTTAATAAATATGCTTTATCCAGTGATTAGAGATAAAATGTTTGATAAGTTCGAAAAACTAAAAGATAAAGATTTAGAAGTAAAAATCGAAAATCTTTTAAATGAAGTTGGATTCAAAAGTAGTGGAGTTTTTAGTGTTGATGCAAGTAAAAGAGATAATCGATTAAATGCTTATTTTGGTGGATTAGGTGCAACTAAAAGAGTAGTTTTATTTGATACTTTAGTTGAAAAATTAACACACAATGAATTACTTGCTGTTTTAGGACATGAATTAGGACACTTTAAAAATGGTGATATTGTAAAAAATATTGGAATTATGGGTGTTGTTATGTTTGTATTTTTTGCAATTTTTGGAAATTTACCAGATGAATTGTTTTTAGGATTATCACTAAATAATGAACCTTATGCAATTATCACAGTTTTTATGATATTTTCTCCGATTTTATCATTTTTCTTAATGCCTCTAATTTCTATGATTTCAAGACATAATGAATATGCAGCTGATGATTTTGGTTCAAATTTACAATCAAAAGAAGATTTAGTAAGTGCGTTGTTAAAACTTGCAAATGAAAATAAATCATTTCCTTTATCGCACCCTTTATATATTTTCTTTTATTACTCTCATCCACCTTTGGTTGAAAGATTTAAAGAATTAGGTTACGATGTGAAAACTATGGAATTCAAAGAAAAGTAG
- a CDS encoding DNA recombination protein RmuC translates to MIEINYLLLIAIFFFLFVFFAFIIYFIKQKYENQILSIEKYYELKFANLKELSRTKEENFNEKITLLEDSKKELKLEFENLANRLFEENQKKSNINLTQVLSSFKDQLDSFGKRVNDIHNEETKQRISLLTEIKNLKELNNQISTDAINLTKALKGQNKTQGDWGEMILSSILEQTGLREGKEYSVQGSFTDDKGKKLRPDVIVHLPSNKDIIIDSKVSLSAYINYCKTENEEQKQLASKELVKSITSHIKGLSSKRYENIKGVRTLDFVLMFIPVEGAYILATSSDDNIFKLAFENNIMLVSPSTLYVTLRTIENIWRNEHQNENALLISKKAADLYDKFAAFVADIEDIGLNINRTQKAYDNAINKLSVGNGNLIRRAEEFLYLGVKPKKEISNKLSNNKNIEE, encoded by the coding sequence ATGATTGAGATAAATTATCTACTTTTAATTGCTATTTTTTTCTTTTTATTTGTTTTTTTTGCTTTTATTATCTATTTTATAAAACAAAAGTATGAAAATCAGATTTTAAGTATAGAAAAATACTATGAATTAAAATTTGCAAATTTAAAAGAGTTATCAAGAACAAAAGAAGAAAATTTTAATGAAAAAATTACTCTTTTGGAAGATTCAAAAAAAGAGTTAAAACTAGAGTTTGAAAATCTTGCAAATAGACTTTTTGAAGAGAATCAGAAAAAATCCAATATCAATCTAACTCAAGTTTTAAGCTCATTTAAAGATCAATTAGACTCTTTTGGAAAAAGAGTCAATGATATTCATAATGAAGAGACAAAACAAAGAATTTCTTTATTAACTGAGATAAAAAACTTAAAAGAGTTAAACAATCAAATTTCAACAGATGCTATAAATTTAACAAAAGCTTTAAAAGGACAAAATAAAACACAAGGTGATTGGGGAGAGATGATACTCTCTTCTATATTAGAGCAAACAGGTTTAAGAGAAGGGAAAGAGTATAGTGTGCAAGGCTCTTTTACTGATGATAAAGGTAAAAAATTAAGACCTGATGTTATAGTTCATCTACCTTCAAATAAGGATATTATTATTGATTCAAAAGTATCTTTAAGTGCTTATATAAATTATTGTAAAACTGAAAATGAAGAACAAAAACAACTTGCTTCAAAAGAGTTGGTAAAATCAATAACTTCACATATAAAAGGTTTGAGTTCAAAAAGATATGAAAATATAAAAGGTGTTAGAACTTTAGATTTTGTATTGATGTTTATACCTGTTGAGGGTGCTTATATACTTGCAACTTCAAGTGATGATAATATTTTTAAATTAGCTTTTGAAAATAATATTATGTTAGTCTCTCCTTCAACTTTATATGTGACATTAAGAACTATAGAGAATATTTGGCGTAATGAACATCAAAATGAAAATGCACTTTTAATCTCAAAAAAAGCTGCTGATTTATATGATAAATTCGCTGCTTTTGTAGCTGATATTGAAGATATAGGTTTAAATATAAATAGAACTCAAAAAGCTTATGATAATGCTATAAATAAACTTAGTGTTGGAAATGGAAATCTTATAAGAAGAGCTGAAGAGTTTTTGTATTTGGGTGTAAAACCTAAAAAAGAGATTTCGAATAAATTATCAAATAATAAAAATATAGAGGAATAG